In Paraburkholderia terrae, a genomic segment contains:
- a CDS encoding AraC family transcriptional regulator, translated as MIALLKALAPNEGYNLTALPDVRILRSDRALSRTPVLYDPGIVIVCQGTKRGYFGDQVYVYDEQQYLAVAMPVPFTMETDATPQRPLLAIYLHLDFAVAAELMLEIDRHHAPVHEYTPQSMMSSPMDPALRMSVLRFLEAMSRPLDASILGPALKRELYFRVLTGAQGNAMRAALAMQGQFGKIGKALRRIHATYAQPLDVSQLASDAGMSVPTFHSHFKAITQTSPMQYVKSARLHQARLLMLRQGITAEAACHAVGYTSASQFNREFKRLFGATPAAETKRMRETFSMPPAFADSDYVSSH; from the coding sequence ATGATTGCGTTGTTGAAAGCGCTCGCGCCCAATGAGGGATACAACCTCACGGCGTTGCCGGATGTGCGCATTCTGCGGTCGGATCGCGCGTTGTCCCGCACGCCCGTTCTCTATGATCCCGGCATCGTGATTGTTTGCCAGGGAACCAAGCGAGGCTATTTCGGCGATCAGGTCTACGTGTACGACGAGCAGCAGTATCTCGCCGTCGCCATGCCGGTGCCGTTCACGATGGAAACCGACGCTACGCCGCAACGCCCGCTGCTGGCTATTTACCTGCATCTGGATTTTGCGGTGGCGGCCGAACTGATGCTGGAGATCGACCGTCATCATGCTCCCGTTCACGAGTACACGCCGCAAAGCATGATGTCCAGTCCGATGGATCCCGCACTTCGGATGTCCGTGTTGCGGTTTCTGGAAGCGATGAGCCGGCCGCTCGACGCATCCATCCTCGGGCCGGCGTTGAAGCGCGAACTGTACTTCCGCGTACTGACGGGTGCGCAAGGCAACGCAATGCGCGCGGCTTTGGCGATGCAAGGGCAGTTCGGCAAGATCGGCAAGGCGTTGCGCCGCATCCACGCGACCTATGCGCAGCCGCTCGACGTCTCGCAGCTTGCGAGCGACGCGGGTATGAGCGTGCCGACATTTCACAGCCACTTCAAGGCGATCACGCAAACATCGCCTATGCAATATGTGAAATCGGCGCGCCTGCACCAGGCTCGATTGTTGATGCTGCGTCAAGGCATCACTGCCGAAGCCGCGTGTCACGCTGTGGGCTACACAAGCGCGTCGCAGTTCAATCGCGAGTTCAAGCGTCTATTTGGCGCGACGCCCGCAGCGGAGACGAAGCGCATGCGCGAGACGTTTTCGATGCCGCCGGCGTTTGCTGATTCCGATTACGTGTCTTCGCACTGA
- a CDS encoding 3-keto-5-aminohexanoate cleavage protein encodes MSDTSRKVIISCAITGATHVPSMSEHLPITPAQIRDQAIEAAEAGAAIIHLHARDPNDGRPTPSPEIFKAFVPAIAEATDAVINITTGGSTRMTLEERLAYPRLAKPEMCSLNMGSMNFSIHPVAAKISSWRYGWEKDYVEGMEDMIFRNTFKDIRNILLELGDNGTRFEFECYDVGHLYNLAHFVEQGLVKPPFFIQSVFGILGGLGTDPENMVVMRSTADRLFGRENYQFSVLGAGRHQMPLVTMSAILGGNVRVGLEDSVYLSKGVKAETNAQQVRKIRRILEELSFEIATPTDARKMLGLKGADQVTL; translated from the coding sequence ATGAGCGACACCAGCCGCAAGGTCATCATTTCGTGTGCGATCACGGGCGCGACCCACGTGCCGTCGATGTCCGAACATCTCCCCATCACGCCCGCGCAAATCCGGGATCAGGCCATCGAAGCAGCTGAAGCCGGGGCCGCGATCATCCATCTGCACGCACGCGATCCCAATGACGGCCGCCCCACGCCGAGCCCGGAGATCTTCAAGGCTTTCGTGCCCGCAATCGCTGAAGCGACGGACGCCGTCATCAACATCACGACAGGCGGCAGCACGCGCATGACGCTCGAAGAACGTCTCGCGTATCCGCGACTCGCAAAGCCCGAAATGTGTTCGTTGAACATGGGCTCGATGAACTTCTCGATTCATCCCGTTGCCGCGAAGATTTCGTCGTGGCGCTATGGCTGGGAGAAGGATTACGTCGAAGGAATGGAAGACATGATCTTCCGCAATACCTTTAAGGACATTCGCAACATTCTTCTGGAACTGGGAGACAACGGCACGCGATTCGAATTCGAGTGCTATGACGTGGGGCATCTGTACAACCTTGCGCATTTCGTCGAACAAGGGCTCGTTAAGCCGCCGTTCTTCATTCAATCGGTATTCGGCATTCTGGGCGGGTTGGGCACGGACCCGGAAAACATGGTCGTGATGCGCTCCACGGCAGACAGGTTGTTTGGCCGCGAGAACTATCAATTCTCGGTTCTCGGCGCGGGGCGTCACCAGATGCCCCTCGTCACCATGAGCGCGATCCTGGGCGGCAATGTACGCGTGGGTCTTGAAGACAGCGTGTATCTCTCGAAGGGTGTGAAGGCGGAGACCAACGCGCAACAGGTCCGTAAAATCCGCCGCATTCTCGAAGAACTGTCGTTTGAGATCGCGACGCCCACGGACGCCCGCAAGATGCTCGGACTGAAAGGCGCCGACCAGGTAACGCTCTAG
- a CDS encoding AraC family transcriptional regulator translates to MASTRPLINERSYAPYKIAALVEVLAEQGIAPQDSLKGSGLSVDQLNDASVMTSVRQYAIVARNAVLLSTDPATPFKTGSRLHLSAYGMYGYALMSCLSLRDYFRLGVKYHRLATPTVTIDWTEYPDRAVWSFPDAFVSSPSRELREFIIEQQFTQHVTHLQDVAGHSCPPVMACFSYPAPAHADLYPQYLGCPCFFDAPQCELVYDSAILNQKPQLAHKLMATLLQDTCDRLIGQAKTSVGTSGEVYQVLMSTPGVFPGMEEVATRLNMTSRTLRRHLEAEGTSFVAIVDDVRCSLALEYLQSTKMSTDDVAMLLGFSDAANFRRALKRWTGKGPGELRK, encoded by the coding sequence TTGGCATCGACTCGCCCCCTGATCAACGAGCGCAGTTACGCGCCGTACAAAATCGCCGCACTGGTTGAAGTGCTCGCGGAGCAAGGCATTGCGCCCCAAGATAGCCTGAAGGGCAGCGGCCTGAGCGTCGATCAACTCAACGACGCGTCGGTGATGACGTCGGTGCGTCAATACGCGATCGTGGCCCGCAACGCGGTGCTGTTATCGACCGATCCGGCCACGCCGTTCAAGACCGGCTCGCGACTGCATTTGTCCGCGTATGGCATGTACGGTTATGCGCTGATGTCGTGTCTTTCGTTGCGTGACTACTTCCGGCTTGGCGTCAAATATCATCGGCTTGCAACGCCGACGGTGACCATTGATTGGACCGAGTATCCGGATCGCGCCGTGTGGTCGTTTCCCGATGCGTTCGTTTCGAGCCCGTCGCGCGAGTTGCGCGAGTTCATCATCGAGCAGCAATTCACGCAGCACGTCACGCATCTTCAGGATGTCGCGGGTCATAGCTGTCCGCCGGTCATGGCGTGTTTTTCTTATCCGGCGCCTGCGCATGCCGATCTTTATCCGCAGTATCTGGGCTGCCCGTGTTTTTTCGATGCGCCGCAGTGCGAGCTTGTTTACGACAGCGCGATACTGAACCAGAAGCCGCAGCTTGCGCATAAGCTGATGGCAACGCTGCTGCAGGATACGTGCGATCGTTTGATCGGGCAGGCAAAGACTTCCGTCGGAACGTCTGGCGAGGTCTATCAGGTTCTCATGAGCACGCCTGGCGTTTTTCCCGGCATGGAAGAAGTGGCAACGCGGCTCAACATGACGAGCCGCACCTTGCGGAGGCATCTCGAAGCGGAAGGAACTTCTTTCGTTGCGATCGTCGATGATGTGCGTTGCTCGCTCGCGCTGGAGTATTTGCAATCGACGAAGATGAGTACCGATGATGTCGCAATGCTTCTAGGGTTTAGCGATGCCGCTAATTTTCGCCGCGCGTTGAAGCGGTGGACGGGGAAAGGGCCGGGGGAGTTGAGGAAGTAG
- a CDS encoding SDR family oxidoreductase — MNIIDLLKPRAGLRVFVSAGAAGIGAAIAEAFVQAQAKVYICDVNAAAVASVKSRLPDLHAGIADVSDRAQVDAVIDDARQKLGGLDVLINNAGIAGPTGAVEDLDPAQWESTVSTNLNSQFYFLRKAVPVLKETSDCASIIAMSSVAGRLGYPFRTPYASTKWAIVGLMKSLAAELGPSNIRVNAILPGVVEGERMSKVIAARADALGISFDAMRDEYLKKISLRRMVTVDDIAAMTLFLASPAGGNITGQAISVDGNVEYL; from the coding sequence ATGAATATCATTGATCTCTTAAAACCGCGCGCCGGGTTGCGTGTATTCGTATCGGCGGGCGCGGCGGGAATTGGCGCGGCAATCGCTGAAGCATTCGTACAGGCGCAGGCGAAGGTTTATATCTGCGACGTGAATGCGGCGGCTGTCGCTAGCGTCAAATCCCGGTTGCCTGACCTTCACGCGGGTATCGCCGACGTGTCGGACCGGGCGCAAGTCGATGCCGTCATCGACGATGCGCGGCAGAAGCTCGGCGGACTCGATGTGCTCATCAACAACGCGGGCATTGCGGGGCCGACGGGCGCAGTCGAAGATCTCGATCCTGCGCAGTGGGAAAGCACGGTGTCCACCAATCTCAACAGCCAGTTCTATTTTCTGCGCAAGGCGGTGCCCGTTCTGAAGGAGACGTCGGACTGCGCGAGCATCATCGCAATGTCTTCGGTGGCGGGACGTCTTGGCTATCCGTTTCGAACGCCGTATGCGTCGACGAAATGGGCGATCGTGGGATTGATGAAATCTTTGGCGGCCGAACTGGGCCCGAGCAATATTCGTGTGAACGCGATTTTGCCGGGCGTGGTGGAAGGCGAGCGGATGAGCAAGGTGATCGCCGCGCGCGCCGACGCGCTCGGTATTTCGTTCGATGCGATGCGCGACGAGTACCTGAAGAAGATTTCGTTGCGCCGGATGGTGACGGTCGATGATATTGCTGCGATGACGTTATTCCTTGCGTCGCCGGCTGGCGGCAATATTACTGGGCAGGCGATCAGTGTCGACGGGAATGTTGAGTACTTGTGA
- the fabG gene encoding 3-oxoacyl-ACP reductase FabG: MKLNGKVAIITGAGQGIGAATALKFAREGAVVIACDMNLDAVETVAHMCREAGAKAGAFAVDVTQRAQVDQMVSKVRDTYGRVDVVVNNAGITRDARLQKMTLQQFEDVIDVNLRGVFHTAQAVVDSMIAQGSGVILNASSVVGIYGNYGQTNYAAAKFGVIGFTKTWSRELGPKGIRVNAVAPGFIDTPILKTIPEDVLAKMREDVPLRRLGKPEEIANIYAFLASEEASYINGAVIEATGGLTL, from the coding sequence ATGAAGTTGAACGGAAAAGTTGCGATCATCACGGGCGCGGGGCAGGGGATCGGTGCAGCAACCGCATTGAAGTTCGCGCGCGAAGGCGCCGTCGTGATCGCGTGCGACATGAATCTCGATGCTGTCGAAACAGTCGCGCATATGTGCCGGGAAGCGGGTGCGAAGGCGGGCGCTTTCGCCGTCGATGTTACGCAACGTGCGCAAGTCGATCAGATGGTCTCCAAAGTGCGCGACACATATGGCCGCGTCGACGTCGTCGTGAACAATGCGGGCATCACACGCGATGCGCGCTTGCAGAAGATGACGTTGCAGCAGTTCGAAGATGTGATCGATGTCAACCTTCGCGGTGTCTTTCATACCGCCCAGGCCGTCGTCGATTCGATGATCGCGCAAGGTTCCGGCGTCATCCTGAACGCAAGCTCTGTCGTGGGCATTTACGGTAACTACGGGCAGACGAACTATGCAGCGGCCAAGTTCGGCGTGATCGGTTTCACGAAAACGTGGAGTCGCGAGCTGGGTCCGAAGGGTATCCGTGTCAACGCGGTTGCGCCTGGCTTCATCGACACGCCTATTCTCAAGACCATTCCTGAGGACGTGCTCGCGAAGATGCGCGAAGACGTGCCGCTGCGCCGGCTCGGCAAGCCCGAAGAGATCGCGAATATTTACGCGTTTCTGGCAAGCGAGGAAGCGAGCTATATCAACGGCGCAGTGATCGAAGCGACGGGCGGATTGACCTTGTGA
- a CDS encoding hydroxymethylglutaryl-CoA lyase, translating to MNTSPAPSVLVSEVGPRDGLQSIRRVMPTAAKLRWISALAAAGLKEIEVGSFVPPKLLPQMADIREVVAHALTIPGLHVAVLAPNLRGSQSAFEAGVHKLTLPVSVTDEHSMANIRKTTAQMIDEVREIVALRDAQFPGVQIEAGVSVAFGCTIAGAVSDDQTMRMCVAMAACGVDEVGLSDTSGYANPAQVRRLFRRLQTELGTRAGGAHFHNTRGQGLANVVAALDAGVTTIDASQAGLGGCPYAPGATGNIVTEDLAFLLEAMGYDTGIDIDALVAARAILAEALPGEALYGHVPDAGLPKGFGYADGRTPSAPQPEGCLLGVAQ from the coding sequence TTGAACACTTCCCCCGCTCCCTCGGTCCTTGTCAGCGAAGTGGGCCCGCGCGACGGCCTCCAGAGCATCAGGCGCGTGATGCCGACCGCTGCGAAGCTTCGCTGGATTTCCGCGCTGGCCGCCGCGGGGCTGAAGGAGATCGAGGTCGGCTCTTTCGTGCCGCCAAAACTGCTTCCCCAGATGGCCGACATTCGTGAAGTCGTGGCTCATGCACTCACCATCCCCGGCCTTCACGTCGCCGTGCTTGCGCCAAACCTTCGCGGATCGCAAAGCGCCTTCGAAGCCGGCGTGCATAAGCTCACGTTGCCGGTGTCAGTGACCGACGAGCATTCGATGGCCAACATCCGCAAGACGACCGCACAGATGATCGACGAGGTGCGCGAGATCGTCGCGTTACGCGACGCGCAGTTCCCCGGTGTGCAGATCGAAGCGGGCGTATCTGTCGCGTTCGGTTGCACGATCGCGGGCGCGGTGAGCGACGACCAGACGATGCGGATGTGTGTCGCGATGGCCGCGTGCGGTGTGGACGAAGTGGGCTTGTCCGATACCAGCGGCTATGCAAACCCCGCGCAGGTCCGCCGTCTGTTCCGGCGCTTGCAAACCGAACTTGGCACCAGGGCAGGCGGCGCCCACTTCCACAACACGCGCGGTCAGGGACTGGCGAACGTCGTCGCTGCGCTCGATGCAGGCGTGACAACCATCGACGCGAGCCAGGCGGGTCTGGGCGGCTGTCCCTACGCGCCCGGTGCAACCGGCAACATCGTCACGGAAGACCTTGCCTTCCTGCTCGAAGCAATGGGCTACGACACGGGTATCGACATTGACGCGCTCGTCGCCGCCCGAGCAATTCTCGCGGAAGCGCTGCCGGGCGAAGCGTTGTACGGGCATGTGCCGGACGCGGGGTTGCCGAAGGGATTCGGCTACGCAGATGGGCGTACACCGAGCGCGCCGCAACCGGAAGGATGTTTGCTGGGAGTCGCGCAATGA
- a CDS encoding MFS transporter, whose protein sequence is MDTTSIDHRVEQLHRIATHKAMLRLIPLMCAIYFMSFLDRTNVALAKMQLAADVGISAAAYGFGSGIFFLGYALLEVPSNLAAHRVGPRRWIARIAVTWGILSTAMMFVQGTSSFYVLRVLLGIAEAGLFPALMYMVTLWFAPHDRPVVVGWIYIAPALALMLGNPLGGALMQLDGFGGLHGWQWMFMIEGIPSVIVGIVLFFAMPERPRDARWLSAAERDVLEAHAVIDVHGSAEYSSANWIAALKRPTTVLIGLIYFLNQVAFVGLYFFAPAIVHQMHVDSPLVIGFLAASVGLGFLLGVLILPRIHRRVNSDCVFLGVLTAGLVVGACVYLAVTTPAARICLLTVTAFFGGGVLPSYWAIAMKRLQGIQAAAGLAFINTIGLIGGFVGPYLFGMAETSSGRSDAGFTVILVAAVLGLALVPLLARAIRGEDRVESSREPAAQMKS, encoded by the coding sequence ATGGACACTACTTCCATCGACCATCGCGTTGAACAGCTGCATCGCATTGCCACGCACAAGGCGATGCTCAGGCTGATCCCGCTGATGTGCGCGATCTACTTCATGTCCTTTCTCGATCGCACGAATGTTGCGCTCGCGAAGATGCAGCTCGCGGCAGATGTCGGCATCAGTGCCGCCGCCTACGGTTTCGGCTCGGGCATTTTCTTTCTCGGCTACGCGTTGCTCGAAGTGCCGAGCAATCTGGCGGCTCACCGTGTCGGCCCGCGACGCTGGATCGCGCGCATCGCGGTGACGTGGGGCATCCTGTCGACCGCGATGATGTTCGTGCAGGGCACGTCATCGTTCTATGTGTTGCGCGTTCTGCTAGGCATCGCGGAAGCGGGGCTTTTTCCCGCGCTGATGTATATGGTGACGCTGTGGTTCGCGCCGCATGACCGGCCTGTCGTGGTCGGCTGGATCTACATTGCACCCGCGCTCGCACTGATGCTCGGCAATCCGCTGGGCGGCGCGCTGATGCAACTGGATGGATTCGGCGGACTGCATGGCTGGCAATGGATGTTCATGATCGAAGGCATTCCTAGCGTGATCGTTGGCATCGTGCTGTTCTTTGCGATGCCGGAGCGGCCGCGAGATGCACGGTGGCTGTCGGCGGCCGAGCGCGACGTGCTCGAAGCGCATGCTGTCATCGACGTACATGGAAGTGCGGAGTACTCGTCCGCAAACTGGATTGCCGCGCTCAAACGGCCCACTACCGTACTGATCGGTTTGATCTATTTTCTGAATCAGGTGGCGTTCGTGGGGCTGTACTTTTTTGCACCTGCCATCGTCCACCAGATGCATGTCGATTCGCCGCTTGTGATCGGCTTTCTGGCCGCAAGCGTCGGACTCGGCTTTCTGCTTGGCGTGCTGATTCTGCCGCGCATCCACCGGCGCGTGAATAGCGATTGCGTGTTTCTCGGCGTGCTCACGGCAGGGCTTGTCGTAGGCGCTTGCGTTTATCTCGCGGTGACGACTCCTGCTGCGCGTATCTGCCTGCTTACGGTGACTGCATTCTTCGGCGGCGGCGTGTTGCCGTCCTATTGGGCCATCGCGATGAAGCGTCTGCAAGGCATCCAGGCTGCAGCGGGTCTCGCGTTCATCAACACGATCGGTTTGATCGGCGGGTTTGTTGGACCGTATCTGTTCGGAATGGCGGAAACGTCGTCCGGCCGAAGCGATGCCGGCTTCACGGTGATCCTGGTCGCAGCAGTGCTCGGCCTCGCACTGGTGCCGTTGCTGGCGAGAGCGATTCGCGGCGAGGATCGTGTAGAGTCGTCGCGCGAGCCGGCCGCACAGATGAAGTCATAG
- a CDS encoding oxidoreductase, whose translation MSSVKTLLITGVSSGFGRALAEEALAAGHRVIGTVRSEQARNTFEALAPGQSVGRVLDVTDFEAIDGVVAEIEATVGPIDVLVNNAGYGHEGVMEESPLDEMRRQFDVNVFGAVAMMKAVIPGMRKRRRGHILNITSMGGHITMPGITYYCGSKFALEGISEALGKEVRALGIFVTAVAPGSFRTDWAGRSMVRTPRSIPDYDPLFDPIRKAREEKSGKQLGDPAKAARAMLSVIDSDNPPAHLLLGSDALGLVREKLSAIGGEIDAWEAVSRSTDG comes from the coding sequence ATGTCATCCGTCAAAACTCTCCTCATTACCGGTGTCAGCAGCGGCTTCGGACGCGCGCTGGCTGAAGAAGCGCTCGCCGCAGGGCACCGCGTGATCGGTACGGTCCGAAGCGAACAGGCAAGGAATACGTTCGAAGCACTGGCGCCAGGCCAATCCGTGGGTCGTGTGCTCGATGTGACCGACTTTGAAGCTATCGACGGCGTCGTCGCCGAAATCGAGGCAACGGTCGGGCCGATCGACGTACTCGTCAACAACGCCGGGTACGGTCACGAGGGCGTGATGGAGGAATCGCCGCTGGACGAGATGCGACGGCAGTTCGACGTCAATGTGTTTGGGGCGGTCGCGATGATGAAGGCCGTGATCCCGGGTATGCGCAAACGGAGGCGCGGCCATATTCTCAACATCACGTCGATGGGCGGCCACATCACGATGCCCGGCATTACCTACTACTGCGGCAGCAAGTTTGCGCTGGAAGGCATCTCCGAGGCGCTCGGCAAGGAAGTCCGGGCCTTGGGCATCTTCGTCACCGCCGTCGCGCCGGGATCGTTCCGGACTGATTGGGCTGGCCGGTCGATGGTCCGGACGCCGCGTTCGATCCCGGACTATGACCCGCTCTTCGATCCAATCAGAAAAGCGCGCGAAGAAAAAAGCGGCAAGCAGTTGGGCGATCCTGCGAAGGCGGCGCGCGCGATGCTATCGGTGATTGATAGCGACAATCCGCCGGCGCATCTGCTGCTGGGCAGTGATGCGCTTGGCCTCGTGCGCGAGAAACTCTCGGCCATCGGCGGGGAAATCGACGCGTGGGAGGCTGTCAGCCGATCGACGGATGGCTAG
- a CDS encoding IclR family transcriptional regulator, producing the protein MQEASPSEAVAPNDGSSGVAVLDRAFAILNAFGPTDDRLSLAELSRRTDLYKSTVLRLLGALEHGGFIRRLSDGQYAIGPQPLRLAALYQRSFQVGPVIEPILQQLSRDLGETASLYVRQGDRRLVLFRVEPSRAVRVSIRVGEEFPIDKGASGKVLLAFTDTLDPRWDEVRERLWAVSHGERDPETASVSVPVFGASGELVGALALSGPKARFDMASTITGALIALLECAKRATVALGGMGGRYDVTIEKTSREGFL; encoded by the coding sequence ATGCAGGAAGCGTCACCATCGGAGGCTGTCGCCCCAAACGATGGGTCCAGCGGTGTGGCGGTACTCGATCGCGCGTTCGCGATTCTCAACGCCTTCGGGCCGACCGATGACCGGTTGTCGCTCGCAGAACTCTCACGTCGCACCGATCTGTACAAGAGCACGGTACTGCGTCTGCTTGGCGCACTGGAACACGGTGGATTCATCCGCAGACTGAGCGACGGACAGTACGCGATTGGGCCGCAGCCCTTGCGGCTTGCGGCGCTCTATCAGCGCTCGTTTCAGGTGGGGCCGGTTATCGAGCCGATTCTTCAGCAACTGAGCCGGGACCTCGGGGAGACCGCGTCTTTGTATGTGCGGCAGGGCGACCGGAGGCTGGTGCTGTTCCGTGTCGAACCTTCGCGTGCAGTGCGCGTGTCGATTCGCGTCGGCGAAGAGTTTCCGATCGACAAGGGGGCGTCGGGCAAAGTCCTGCTGGCGTTTACGGATACGCTTGATCCTCGTTGGGACGAGGTGCGTGAGCGGTTGTGGGCTGTTTCCCATGGAGAGCGTGATCCTGAAACGGCGTCCGTGTCGGTTCCTGTTTTTGGGGCATCGGGAGAGTTGGTGGGGGCGCTGGCGTTGTCTGGGCCTAAAGCGCGGTTTGACATGGCGTCGACTATTACGGGTGCGCTGATCGCCTTGCTCGAATGCGCAAAGCGCGCGACGGTGGCGCTCGGTGGTATGGGCGGTCGGTATGATGTGACGATCGAGAAGACTTCTCGGGAAGGGTTTTTGTAG
- a CDS encoding CaiB/BaiF CoA transferase family protein → MSSNQSNQSLPYSGVRVIEMTHMVMGPTCGMVLADLGAEVIKVEPIAGDSTRSLRGSGAGFFSTFNRNKKSIAVDVKDPRGIEIVHKLLASADIFSENFKSGTMDRLGLGYPALSKLNPRLIYVSHKGFLPGPYDHRTALDEVVQMMGGLAYMTGPEGRPLRAGTSVNDIMGGMFGAIGAMAALAQRERTGRGQEVQSALFENNVFLVAQHMMQYAVTGQAASPMPSRISAWAVYDVFSVRDGEQIFLAVVSDTQWALFCDAFDLAELKSDERIATNNQRVQARDWLLPRLRQHMEAFSATEISAIFERIGLPYAPITRPQDLFDDPHLLATGGLAEVTLPPDASGAGEPVSTRTALLPLTLAGERLRLRAAPPALGQDTQSLLSQLGYTDDELRQLVDAGVVGCQNRPSGDASSPSPNELASA, encoded by the coding sequence ATGAGTTCGAATCAATCGAATCAATCCCTGCCCTACAGCGGCGTGCGTGTGATCGAAATGACGCACATGGTGATGGGACCGACCTGCGGCATGGTGCTGGCTGACCTTGGCGCGGAAGTGATCAAGGTCGAGCCGATTGCAGGCGACAGCACGCGTTCCCTGCGTGGATCCGGGGCAGGCTTTTTCAGCACGTTCAACCGGAACAAGAAAAGCATTGCCGTAGACGTAAAAGATCCTCGCGGGATTGAAATCGTCCACAAGCTGCTCGCGAGCGCTGACATCTTCAGCGAGAACTTCAAGAGCGGCACGATGGACAGACTCGGGCTCGGATATCCAGCGCTGTCGAAGCTCAATCCGCGTTTGATCTATGTCTCGCACAAGGGCTTTCTTCCCGGTCCGTACGATCATCGGACCGCGCTCGACGAAGTCGTGCAGATGATGGGCGGCCTTGCGTACATGACGGGGCCCGAGGGGCGGCCGCTGCGTGCGGGCACCAGCGTCAACGACATCATGGGCGGCATGTTCGGCGCTATCGGTGCGATGGCGGCACTTGCGCAGCGTGAGCGCACTGGCAGGGGACAGGAAGTCCAGAGCGCACTGTTCGAAAATAACGTGTTCCTCGTCGCGCAGCACATGATGCAGTACGCAGTGACGGGGCAGGCTGCGTCACCGATGCCGAGCCGTATATCCGCATGGGCTGTGTACGACGTCTTTTCCGTCAGGGACGGCGAACAGATTTTTCTGGCGGTCGTGTCGGACACGCAATGGGCCCTGTTCTGCGATGCCTTTGATCTTGCCGAACTGAAGTCAGACGAACGGATTGCCACCAACAATCAACGGGTCCAGGCTCGCGACTGGTTGCTGCCGCGATTGCGCCAGCACATGGAGGCGTTCAGCGCGACGGAGATCAGCGCCATCTTCGAACGTATCGGCTTGCCCTATGCGCCGATTACCAGGCCGCAAGACCTGTTCGACGATCCGCATCTGCTCGCGACGGGCGGGCTCGCCGAAGTGACGTTGCCGCCCGATGCAAGCGGAGCGGGAGAGCCGGTCTCCACGCGCACTGCATTGCTCCCGCTGACGTTAGCAGGTGAGCGGTTGCGGCTTCGCGCAGCGCCGCCCGCGCTCGGGCAGGACACACAGTCGCTGCTATCGCAGCTCGGCTATACCGATGACGAACTCAGACAACTGGTCGATGCCGGTGTCGTCGGATGCCAGAACCGCCCGTCGGGCGACGCGTCGAGTCCTTCGCCCAATGAGCTTGCCAGCGCCTGA